In Streptomyces sp. NBC_01707, a genomic segment contains:
- a CDS encoding UDP-glucose/GDP-mannose dehydrogenase family protein: MALRITVIGTGYLGATHAAAMAELGFEVLGLDVVPEKIEMLSAGKVPMYEPGLEELLRKHVAGIEGSTGRLRFTTSWEEVGAFGDVHFVCVNTPQKHGEYACDMSYVDSAFESLAAQLTRPTLVVGKSTVPVGSAARLAARLAELAPVGTDAELAWNPEFLREGFAVKDTLHPDRIVVGVESERAEKLLREVYAVPVVEGSPFVVTDFPTAELVKTAANSFLATKISFINAMAEVCEAADGDVKKLAEAIGHDERIGNKFLRAGIGFGGGCLPKDIRAFMARAGELGADQALTFLREVDSINMRRRGHMVELAREAVGGDSFLGKRVGVLGATFKPDSDDVRDSPALNVAGQIHLQGGQVTVYDPKGMDNARRLFPTLGYAESALDAVRGADVVLHLTEWHEFRELDAVALGEAAAHRIILDGRNALDSAVWREAGWTYRAMGRPRA, encoded by the coding sequence ATGGCCCTCAGGATCACTGTGATCGGCACCGGCTACCTCGGCGCCACCCACGCCGCGGCCATGGCGGAGCTCGGCTTCGAAGTGCTCGGGCTCGATGTCGTGCCCGAGAAGATCGAGATGCTGAGCGCCGGCAAGGTCCCGATGTACGAGCCGGGTCTGGAGGAACTGCTCCGCAAGCACGTCGCGGGCATCGAGGGTTCCACCGGCCGGCTGCGGTTCACCACCTCGTGGGAGGAGGTGGGTGCCTTCGGTGATGTGCACTTCGTCTGCGTGAACACCCCGCAGAAGCACGGCGAGTACGCCTGCGACATGTCCTACGTGGACAGCGCCTTCGAGTCGCTGGCGGCGCAGCTGACCCGGCCCACCCTGGTCGTCGGGAAGTCGACCGTGCCGGTGGGCTCCGCCGCCCGGCTCGCGGCGCGGCTGGCCGAGCTGGCACCCGTGGGTACGGACGCGGAGCTGGCCTGGAACCCGGAGTTCCTGCGCGAGGGCTTCGCCGTGAAGGACACCCTGCACCCCGACCGGATCGTCGTCGGTGTGGAGAGCGAGCGCGCCGAGAAGCTGCTGCGCGAGGTGTACGCGGTGCCGGTCGTGGAGGGGTCGCCCTTCGTGGTGACGGACTTCCCGACCGCCGAGCTGGTGAAGACCGCCGCGAATTCGTTCCTGGCGACGAAGATCTCGTTCATCAACGCCATGGCGGAGGTCTGCGAGGCCGCCGACGGAGACGTGAAGAAGCTCGCCGAGGCGATCGGCCACGACGAGCGGATCGGCAACAAGTTCCTGCGGGCCGGAATCGGCTTCGGCGGCGGCTGTCTGCCCAAGGACATCCGCGCGTTCATGGCGCGCGCCGGTGAGCTGGGCGCGGACCAGGCGCTGACGTTCCTGCGCGAGGTCGACTCGATCAACATGCGGCGCCGCGGCCACATGGTGGAGCTGGCCCGGGAGGCCGTGGGCGGCGACTCGTTCCTCGGCAAGCGGGTGGGCGTGCTGGGTGCGACGTTCAAGCCGGACTCGGACGACGTACGCGACTCGCCCGCGCTGAACGTGGCCGGGCAGATCCACCTCCAGGGCGGCCAGGTCACCGTGTACGACCCGAAGGGCATGGACAATGCCCGGCGGCTCTTCCCGACGCTCGGGTACGCGGAGTCGGCGCTGGACGCCGTGCGCGGTGCGGATGTGGTGCTGCACCTGACGGAGTGGCACGAGTTCCGTGAGCTGGACGCGGTGGCACTGGGCGAGGCCGCGGCACACCGGATCATTCTGGACGGCCGTAACGCGCTGGACAGTGCGGTGTGGCGCGAGGCGGGCTGGACGTACCGGGCGATGGGCCGGCCCCGCGCCTGA
- a CDS encoding acyl-CoA dehydrogenase, whose product MAGSTDFDLYRPAEEHDMLRETVRALAEAKIAPFAAAVDEEARFPQEALDALVASDLQAVHVPEEYGGAGADALATVIVIEEVARVCASSSLIPAVNKLGSLPVILSGSEALKKKYLGPLAKGDAMFSYCLSEPDAGSDAAGMKTKAVRDGDFWVLNGVKRWITNAGVSEYYTVMAVTDPTKRSKGISAFVVEKSDEGVSFGAPEKKLGIKGSPTREVYFDNVRIPADRMIGEEGTGFATAMKTLDHTRITIAAQALGIAQGALDYAKGYVQERKQFGKPIGDFQGVQFMLADMAMKLEAARQLTYSAAAKSERLDGDLTFFGAAAKCFASDVAMEITTDAVQLLGGYGYTRDYPVERMMRDAKITQIYEGTNQVQRIVMARNLP is encoded by the coding sequence TTGGCGGGTTCCACCGATTTCGACCTGTACCGTCCGGCCGAGGAGCACGACATGCTCCGCGAGACGGTCCGTGCGCTCGCCGAGGCGAAGATCGCCCCGTTCGCGGCGGCGGTCGACGAGGAGGCCCGCTTCCCGCAGGAGGCGCTGGACGCCCTGGTCGCCTCCGACCTGCAGGCCGTGCACGTCCCCGAGGAGTACGGCGGCGCCGGTGCCGACGCCCTCGCCACCGTGATCGTGATCGAGGAGGTGGCCCGCGTCTGCGCCTCCTCCTCCCTGATCCCGGCCGTGAACAAGCTCGGCTCGCTCCCGGTGATCCTCTCCGGCTCCGAGGCGCTGAAGAAGAAGTACCTGGGCCCGCTCGCCAAGGGCGACGCGATGTTCTCGTACTGCCTCTCCGAGCCCGACGCGGGCTCCGACGCCGCCGGCATGAAGACCAAGGCCGTCCGCGACGGCGACTTCTGGGTCCTCAACGGCGTGAAGCGCTGGATCACCAACGCGGGCGTCTCCGAGTACTACACGGTGATGGCCGTCACCGACCCGACCAAGCGCTCCAAGGGCATCTCGGCGTTCGTCGTCGAGAAGTCGGACGAGGGTGTCTCCTTCGGCGCCCCGGAGAAGAAGCTCGGTATCAAGGGCTCCCCGACCCGCGAGGTCTACTTCGACAACGTCCGGATCCCCGCCGACCGCATGATCGGCGAGGAGGGCACCGGCTTCGCCACGGCGATGAAGACCCTGGACCACACCCGCATCACGATCGCGGCGCAGGCCCTCGGCATCGCTCAGGGCGCCCTCGACTACGCCAAGGGTTACGTCCAGGAGCGCAAGCAGTTCGGCAAGCCGATCGGCGACTTCCAGGGCGTCCAGTTCATGCTCGCCGACATGGCGATGAAGTTGGAGGCGGCCCGGCAGCTCACCTACTCGGCCGCCGCCAAGTCCGAGCGCCTCGACGGCGACCTGACGTTCTTCGGCGCCGCGGCCAAGTGCTTCGCCTCCGACGTCGCGATGGAGATCACCACGGACGCGGTCCAGCTGCTCGGCGGCTACGGCTACACGCGGGACTACCCGGTGGAGCGGATGATGCGCGACGCCAAGATCACGCAGATCTACGAGGGCACGAACCAGGTCCAGCGCATAGTCATGGCGCGGAACCTGCCGTAA
- a CDS encoding ATP-binding protein: MRRRLINSTLAVVLVVIAVFGVSLVIVETRTISNSAQESVDSEALRLISVVESRLLGAERINPSVLAEQVDENRYALVRIPGRAPLEVGTRPTGRVISSTASGEQGEKVTVEESSSAVTREVGRTLMIIGAVALLAIVSAVLLAVRQANKLTSPLTDLAETAERLGSGDPRPRHKRYGVPELDRVADVLDSSAERIARMLTAERRLAADASHQLRTPLTALSMRIEEISVTDDPDTVKEEANFALTQVERLTDVVERLLTNARDPRTGSAVVFDLDEVVKQQIEEWRPAYRGEGRAIVRSGKQGLRAVGTPGAVAQVLAALIENSLMHGGGTVALRTRVTGNQAVVEVTDEGPGVPPDLGARIFERTISGRNSTGIGLAVARDLAEADGGRLELLQQQPAVFALFLSRVPAPRQEPERPVR; this comes from the coding sequence ATGCGCCGCCGACTGATCAACTCCACCCTCGCCGTGGTGCTCGTGGTGATCGCCGTCTTCGGCGTCTCCCTCGTCATCGTCGAGACCCGCACCATCAGCAACAGCGCCCAGGAGAGCGTCGACTCCGAGGCGCTGCGGCTGATCAGCGTCGTCGAGAGCCGGCTTCTCGGGGCCGAGCGGATCAACCCCTCGGTGCTGGCCGAACAGGTCGACGAGAACCGGTACGCGCTCGTCAGGATCCCGGGCCGTGCCCCTCTCGAGGTGGGCACGCGCCCCACCGGCAGAGTGATCAGCAGTACGGCGTCGGGTGAGCAGGGCGAGAAGGTCACCGTCGAGGAGTCCAGCTCGGCCGTCACCCGCGAGGTCGGCCGCACCCTGATGATCATCGGTGCGGTGGCGCTGCTCGCGATCGTCTCCGCGGTGCTCCTCGCGGTACGCCAGGCCAACAAGCTGACCTCGCCGCTCACCGACCTCGCCGAGACGGCGGAACGCCTGGGCTCCGGCGATCCGCGACCGCGCCACAAGCGGTACGGGGTGCCGGAGCTGGACCGGGTCGCCGACGTCCTCGACTCCTCCGCGGAGCGGATCGCGCGGATGCTGACCGCGGAACGCCGGCTCGCCGCCGACGCCTCCCACCAGCTCCGCACCCCGCTGACCGCGCTCTCCATGCGGATCGAGGAGATCTCCGTCACCGACGACCCGGACACGGTGAAGGAAGAGGCGAACTTCGCCCTCACCCAGGTCGAGCGCCTGACCGATGTGGTGGAACGGCTGCTGACCAACGCCCGCGACCCGCGCACGGGCTCCGCGGTCGTCTTCGACCTCGACGAGGTCGTCAAGCAGCAGATCGAGGAGTGGCGCCCGGCCTACCGCGGCGAGGGCCGCGCAATCGTCCGCTCCGGCAAGCAGGGCCTGCGGGCCGTCGGCACCCCGGGTGCGGTCGCCCAGGTGCTGGCCGCACTGATCGAGAACTCACTGATGCACGGTGGCGGCACGGTGGCGCTGCGCACCCGGGTCACCGGCAACCAGGCGGTCGTCGAGGTGACGGACGAGGGCCCCGGGGTCCCGCCCGACCTGGGTGCCCGGATCTTCGAGCGGACGATCAGCGGCCGCAACTCCACGGGGATCGGCCTCGCCGTGGCCCGCGACCTGGCCGAGGCGGACGGCGGTCGTCTGGAACTGCTCCAGCAGCAGCCGGCGGTCTTCGCCCTGTTCCTGAGCCGAGTGCCCGCTCCCCGCCAGGAACCGGAACGCCCGGTGCGCTGA
- a CDS encoding GtrA family protein: MSERGALRTRLDRLAREVAKFGAVGALGLLVNIAVFNLLRHTTDLQVVRASLLATFVAILFNYVGFRYWTYRDRDKTGRTRELMLFLLFSAAGAVIENGVLYAATYGFGWNSPVQSNVFKILGIGIATLFRFWSYRSWVFKALPAKDDVGVVAQGRVPAAPAEAVRR; encoded by the coding sequence ATGAGCGAACGGGGCGCACTGCGAACCCGGCTGGATCGGCTGGCCCGGGAGGTCGCCAAGTTCGGCGCCGTCGGCGCGCTGGGTCTGCTGGTGAACATCGCGGTCTTCAACCTGCTGCGGCACACCACGGACCTCCAGGTGGTGCGGGCCAGTCTGCTGGCGACGTTCGTCGCCATCCTCTTCAACTACGTGGGCTTCCGCTACTGGACGTACCGGGACCGCGACAAGACCGGCCGGACCCGGGAGCTGATGCTGTTCCTGCTGTTCAGCGCGGCGGGCGCGGTGATCGAGAACGGTGTGCTGTACGCGGCGACGTACGGGTTCGGGTGGAACAGCCCCGTCCAGAGCAACGTGTTCAAGATCCTGGGAATCGGGATCGCGACGCTGTTCCGGTTCTGGTCCTACCGGAGCTGGGTCTTCAAGGCGCTGCCTGCCAAAGACGATGTAGGTGTGGTGGCGCAGGGGCGGGTTCCGGCGGCGCCGGCGGAAGCGGTACGGCGTTGA
- a CDS encoding 5-(carboxyamino)imidazole ribonucleotide synthase codes for MTFPVVGMVGGGQLARMTHEAGIPLGIKFKLLSDTPQDSAAQVVSEVVVGDYRDLDTLRAFARGCDVITFDHEHVPTEHLRALEADGIPVRPGPDALVHAQDKGVMRAKLSEIGVPCPRHRIVTDPADAVAFAAEVGGFPVVLKTVRGGYDGKGVWVVRSEADAAEPFRAGVPVLAEEKVDFVRELAANIVRSPHGQAVAYPVVESIQVDGVCDTVIAPAPELSEKLAGEAQQLALRVAAELGVVGHLAVELFETGDGRILVNELAMRPHNSGHWTQDGAITSQFANHVRAVLDLPLGDPRPRATWTVMSNVLGGDFPDMYQAYLHCMARDPQLKIHMYGKDVKPGRKVGHVNTYGDDLADVRERARHAADYLRGTITE; via the coding sequence GTGACGTTTCCGGTAGTCGGCATGGTCGGTGGCGGTCAGCTCGCCCGTATGACCCACGAGGCGGGTATCCCCCTCGGCATCAAATTCAAGCTCCTCAGCGACACCCCCCAGGACTCGGCGGCCCAGGTGGTGAGCGAAGTCGTCGTCGGCGACTATCGCGACCTGGACACGCTGCGTGCCTTCGCGCGCGGCTGTGACGTGATCACCTTCGATCACGAGCACGTCCCGACCGAGCACCTGCGGGCCCTGGAGGCGGACGGCATCCCCGTGCGCCCCGGTCCCGACGCGCTGGTGCACGCCCAGGACAAGGGGGTGATGCGCGCCAAGCTCTCGGAGATCGGTGTGCCCTGCCCCCGCCACCGCATCGTGACGGACCCGGCCGACGCCGTGGCGTTCGCGGCCGAGGTCGGCGGCTTCCCCGTCGTCCTGAAGACGGTCCGCGGCGGCTACGACGGCAAGGGTGTCTGGGTGGTCCGCTCCGAGGCGGACGCGGCCGAACCGTTCCGGGCCGGTGTCCCGGTCCTCGCCGAGGAGAAGGTCGACTTCGTACGGGAGCTGGCGGCGAACATCGTCCGCTCGCCGCACGGCCAGGCCGTCGCCTACCCGGTCGTCGAGTCGATCCAGGTCGACGGGGTCTGCGACACGGTCATCGCTCCGGCCCCCGAGCTGAGCGAGAAGCTCGCCGGCGAGGCCCAGCAGCTGGCCCTCCGGGTCGCCGCGGAGCTCGGCGTCGTCGGGCATCTCGCGGTCGAACTCTTCGAGACCGGCGACGGCCGCATCCTCGTCAACGAGCTCGCGATGCGCCCGCACAACTCCGGACACTGGACCCAGGACGGCGCGATCACCTCGCAGTTCGCCAACCACGTCCGGGCCGTCCTCGACCTGCCGCTCGGCGACCCGCGCCCGCGCGCCACCTGGACGGTCATGTCCAACGTCCTCGGCGGCGACTTCCCGGACATGTACCAGGCGTATCTGCACTGCATGGCCCGCGACCCGCAGCTCAAGATCCACATGTACGGCAAGGACGTGAAGCCCGGCCGCAAGGTCGGACACGTCAACACCTACGGCGACGACCTGGCGGACGTGCGGGAGCGCGCCCGGCACGCGGCCGACTACCTGCGAGGAACGATCACCGAATGA
- the purE gene encoding 5-(carboxyamino)imidazole ribonucleotide mutase → MTSPASAAPLVGIVMGSDSDWPVMEAAAKALDEFEVPYEVDVVSAHRMPREMIAYGENAADRGLKVVIAGAGGAAHLPGMLASVTPLPVIGVPVPLKYLDGMDSLLSIVQMPAGVPVATVSVGGARNAGLLAARILAAHDSELLVRMREFQQELNDQATEKGKRLRNKVEGSDSFGFGK, encoded by the coding sequence ATGACTTCCCCCGCCTCCGCCGCGCCCCTGGTCGGCATCGTCATGGGCTCGGACTCCGACTGGCCCGTCATGGAAGCAGCGGCCAAGGCCCTCGACGAGTTCGAGGTCCCCTACGAGGTCGACGTCGTCTCCGCCCACCGGATGCCGCGCGAAATGATCGCGTACGGGGAGAACGCGGCGGACCGCGGCCTCAAGGTGGTCATCGCGGGCGCGGGCGGCGCCGCCCACCTGCCGGGCATGCTGGCCTCCGTCACCCCGCTGCCCGTCATCGGCGTCCCGGTCCCGCTGAAGTACCTGGACGGCATGGACAGCCTGCTCTCCATCGTGCAGATGCCGGCCGGTGTCCCGGTCGCGACCGTCTCGGTCGGCGGCGCACGCAACGCGGGCCTGCTCGCCGCGCGCATCCTCGCCGCCCACGACAGTGAGCTGCTGGTCCGGATGCGGGAGTTCCAGCAGGAGCTGAACGACCAGGCGACGGAGAAGGGCAAGCGGCTGCGCAACAAGGTCGAGGGCAGCGACTCCTTCGGCTTCGGCAAGTAG
- a CDS encoding response regulator transcription factor — protein sequence MTRVLLAEDDASISEPLARALRREGYEVEVREDGPTALDAGLQGGIDLVVLDLGLPGMDGLEVARRLRADGHTVPILVLTARADEVDTVVGLDAGADDYVTKPFRLAELLARVRALLRRGATEPSPQPATHGVRIDVESHRAWMGDEELQLTAKEFDLLRVLVRDAGRVVTRDQLMREVWDTTWWSSTKTLDMHISWLRKKLGDDAANPRYIATVRGVGFRFEKS from the coding sequence ATGACCCGTGTACTGCTCGCCGAGGACGACGCCTCCATCTCGGAGCCCCTGGCTCGCGCCCTGCGTCGGGAGGGTTACGAGGTCGAGGTCCGCGAAGACGGTCCGACCGCTCTCGACGCCGGCCTCCAGGGCGGCATCGACCTGGTCGTGCTCGACCTGGGCCTGCCCGGGATGGACGGCCTCGAAGTGGCCCGAAGGCTCCGTGCCGACGGCCACACCGTGCCGATCCTGGTGCTCACCGCCCGCGCCGACGAGGTGGACACCGTCGTCGGCCTGGACGCCGGAGCCGACGACTACGTCACCAAGCCGTTCCGCCTGGCCGAGCTCCTCGCCCGGGTCCGGGCGCTGCTCCGGCGCGGTGCCACGGAGCCCTCGCCGCAGCCCGCCACGCACGGCGTGCGAATCGACGTCGAGTCGCACCGGGCCTGGATGGGCGACGAGGAACTCCAGCTCACCGCGAAGGAGTTCGACCTGCTGCGGGTCCTGGTGCGCGACGCCGGCCGGGTCGTCACCCGCGACCAGCTGATGCGCGAGGTCTGGGACACCACCTGGTGGTCGTCGACGAAGACCCTCGACATGCACATCTCCTGGCTCCGTAAGAAGCTCGGCGACGATGCCGCCAACCCCCGCTACATCGCGACCGTCCGGGGCGTCGGCTTCCGCTTCGAGAAGAGCTGA
- a CDS encoding oligopeptide:H+ symporter, whose translation MASSLTKDSASTSGSEKTFFGHPRGLATLFMTEMWERFSYYGMRALLPLYLIAPNGLHMNPATATAIYSVYVSLVYLLAMPGGWFGDRVWGPRKTVAVAGAVIMIGHLALALPTEGTFFVGLGLVAIGSGLLKSNISTMVGQLYDGPDDPRRDGGFTIFYMGINVGAFAAPLAIGTVGENVNWHLGFALAAAGMALGLVQFLLGTRHLNERSLVVPKPLSAAERTSTLRKAMIWMAVAAVFYIVTVVTGVYTLNWILVPITVAGLVIPVLVLARIKRDKELSATEQSKMSGYIWFFVAAAIFWMIYDQGGSTLAIFADSSAENSVLGWDFPVSWYQSVNPVLIMALAPVFAAFWMSLNRRGKEPSTIVKFSSGLVLVGASFFLFLMPLTIATDGHKAAAMWLVAIYFVQTVAELTLSPVGLSVTTKMAPAKYASQMMGVWFLAVTAGDCTTGLLSIAGVDLNGTGVVTLQAALAVAAGVAIFMYRNKVKQLMGDVR comes from the coding sequence ATGGCGTCCAGCCTGACGAAGGACTCAGCCAGCACGTCTGGCTCCGAGAAGACCTTCTTCGGCCACCCCCGCGGCCTGGCCACTCTCTTCATGACCGAGATGTGGGAGCGTTTCAGCTACTACGGCATGAGGGCCCTGCTCCCCCTCTACTTGATCGCCCCCAACGGGCTTCACATGAACCCGGCCACGGCCACGGCGATCTACTCGGTCTACGTGTCGCTGGTGTACCTGCTCGCGATGCCCGGTGGCTGGTTCGGTGACCGCGTCTGGGGTCCCCGCAAGACCGTCGCCGTCGCCGGTGCGGTCATCATGATCGGTCACCTCGCGCTGGCGCTGCCCACGGAGGGCACGTTCTTCGTGGGTCTCGGCCTGGTGGCCATCGGATCCGGTCTGCTGAAGTCCAACATCTCGACGATGGTCGGCCAGCTCTACGACGGCCCGGACGACCCGCGCCGCGACGGTGGCTTCACGATCTTCTACATGGGCATCAACGTCGGCGCCTTCGCCGCGCCGCTGGCCATCGGCACCGTCGGCGAGAACGTGAACTGGCACCTGGGCTTCGCGCTCGCCGCGGCCGGCATGGCGCTGGGTCTCGTGCAGTTCCTGCTGGGCACCCGCCACCTGAACGAGCGCAGCCTCGTCGTCCCGAAGCCGCTGTCCGCCGCCGAGCGCACGAGCACGCTGCGCAAGGCCATGATCTGGATGGCCGTCGCCGCGGTCTTCTACATCGTCACGGTCGTCACCGGTGTCTACACGCTCAACTGGATCCTCGTCCCGATCACCGTCGCGGGCCTGGTCATTCCGGTGCTGGTCCTGGCGCGCATCAAGCGCGACAAGGAGCTGAGCGCGACCGAGCAGTCGAAGATGTCCGGCTACATCTGGTTCTTCGTCGCCGCCGCCATCTTCTGGATGATCTACGACCAGGGTGGTTCGACCCTGGCGATCTTCGCCGACTCCTCGGCCGAGAACAGCGTCCTCGGGTGGGACTTCCCGGTCTCCTGGTACCAGTCGGTCAACCCGGTCCTGATCATGGCGCTGGCCCCCGTCTTCGCCGCCTTCTGGATGTCGCTGAACCGGCGTGGCAAGGAGCCCAGCACCATCGTGAAGTTCAGCTCCGGCCTGGTGCTGGTCGGTGCGTCGTTCTTCCTCTTCCTGATGCCGCTGACGATCGCCACCGACGGCCACAAGGCCGCCGCGATGTGGCTGGTCGCGATCTACTTCGTCCAGACGGTCGCCGAGCTCACGCTGTCTCCGGTGGGTCTCTCCGTCACGACGAAGATGGCTCCGGCCAAGTACGCCAGCCAGATGATGGGTGTCTGGTTCCTGGCCGTCACCGCCGGTGACTGCACCACGGGTCTGCTCTCCATCGCGGGTGTCGACCTCAACGGCACCGGTGTGGTGACCCTGCAGGCCGCCCTCGCGGTGGCCGCGGGTGTCGCGATCTTCATGTACCGCAACAAGGTCAAGCAGCTCATGGGCGACGTGCGCTGA
- a CDS encoding dipeptidase yields MDHSADNIAGHTAERITERLTRAGELLAEYPVVDGHNDLPWALREQVGYDLDSRDIATDQSAHLHTDIRRLRAGGVGAQFWSVYVRSDMAGDAAVSATLEQIDVVAELLDRHPADLRRALTADDMEAARAEGRIASLMGAEGGHSINNSLGTLRALHTLGVRYMTLTHNDNIAWADAATDEPGVGGLSPFGHEVVREMNRTGMLVDLSHVAATTMRDALATSTAPVMFSHSSARAVCDHPRNIPDDVLAQLPANGGIAMATFVPKFVLPAAVAWTRAADENMRAHGLHHLDTTPQAMKIHAAYEAANPRPMATVATIADHLDHMREVAGIDHIGIGGDYDGTAFLPAGLEDVSGYPNLIAELLGRGWSAADLAKLTWRNAVRVLRDAEDVARELRTRRGPSHATIDVLDAPEA; encoded by the coding sequence ATGGATCACAGCGCCGACAACATCGCGGGCCACACGGCCGAGCGCATCACGGAACGGCTCACCCGGGCCGGGGAACTGCTTGCCGAGTACCCCGTCGTCGACGGCCACAACGACCTGCCCTGGGCACTGCGGGAACAGGTCGGCTACGACCTGGACTCCCGGGACATCGCCACCGACCAGTCCGCCCACCTCCACACCGACATCCGACGGCTGCGCGCCGGTGGCGTCGGCGCCCAGTTCTGGTCCGTCTACGTACGGTCCGACATGGCGGGTGACGCCGCCGTCAGCGCCACCCTCGAACAGATCGACGTGGTCGCCGAGCTGCTGGACCGCCACCCCGCCGACCTGCGGCGCGCCCTGACCGCCGACGACATGGAGGCGGCCCGCGCAGAGGGCCGTATCGCCTCCCTGATGGGTGCCGAGGGCGGCCACTCCATCAACAACTCGCTGGGCACCCTGCGCGCCCTGCACACCCTCGGCGTCCGCTACATGACGCTGACCCACAACGACAACATCGCGTGGGCAGACGCCGCGACCGACGAACCCGGCGTCGGCGGACTCTCCCCCTTCGGCCACGAGGTCGTACGGGAGATGAACCGCACCGGCATGCTCGTCGACCTCTCGCATGTGGCGGCCACGACGATGCGCGACGCGCTCGCGACCTCCACGGCGCCGGTGATGTTCTCGCACTCCTCGGCACGGGCGGTCTGCGACCATCCGCGCAACATCCCCGACGACGTCCTCGCGCAGCTCCCGGCCAACGGTGGCATCGCCATGGCGACCTTCGTACCGAAGTTCGTCCTGCCGGCCGCGGTCGCCTGGACCCGGGCCGCGGACGAGAACATGCGCGCCCACGGGCTGCACCATCTCGACACCACCCCGCAGGCGATGAAGATCCACGCCGCCTACGAGGCGGCCAACCCGCGCCCGATGGCCACCGTGGCGACGATCGCCGACCACCTCGACCACATGCGTGAGGTCGCCGGGATCGACCACATCGGTATCGGCGGCGACTACGACGGCACCGCGTTCCTCCCCGCCGGTCTGGAGGACGTCTCGGGCTATCCGAACCTGATCGCGGAACTCCTCGGCCGCGGCTGGTCCGCCGCCGACCTCGCCAAGCTCACCTGGCGCAACGCGGTACGGGTGCTGCGGGACGCGGAGGACGTCGCCCGCGAGCTGCGTACGCGGCGCGGTCCGTCCCACGCCACGATCGACGTACTCGACGCTCCCGAGGCCTGA
- a CDS encoding class I SAM-dependent methyltransferase yields MTAFDLSERRIWDGRAEAYARTFARLCAHPVPALLDAAGVGSGTRVLDVGCGSGSVTVAAVGRGAVVRAVDAEPGMVEATRRAAPGVDVRLGRLPELPYQDGEFDAVVANFVLNHVGRPEAAIEELRRITRPDGLVAVTIWRVPGGAGQALVGRAAQAAGLTRPQWLATVDAEHDFPRTREGLGALMSAAGLGDVRTEALAWDHHVGAEDWWAGPASGVAAIGQMVNSGGPEGVAAAKREYDVLCAEFAEEDGDLTLPHVALLGRGSA; encoded by the coding sequence GTGACCGCGTTCGATCTGAGTGAGCGGCGGATCTGGGACGGCCGCGCCGAGGCCTACGCGCGCACCTTCGCCAGGCTCTGTGCGCACCCCGTTCCGGCGCTGCTGGACGCGGCCGGGGTCGGGTCCGGGACACGGGTGCTCGATGTGGGGTGCGGCAGTGGCAGTGTGACGGTGGCGGCCGTCGGGCGCGGTGCGGTCGTACGGGCCGTGGACGCCGAGCCGGGAATGGTCGAGGCGACCCGGCGGGCCGCTCCCGGAGTCGATGTCCGGCTCGGTCGGCTGCCCGAACTTCCTTACCAGGACGGCGAGTTCGACGCGGTCGTGGCGAACTTCGTGCTCAACCACGTGGGCCGCCCGGAGGCCGCCATCGAGGAACTGCGCCGGATCACCCGTCCCGACGGACTCGTCGCGGTCACCATCTGGCGGGTGCCGGGCGGCGCCGGGCAGGCCCTGGTGGGACGGGCCGCGCAGGCAGCGGGGCTGACCCGCCCGCAGTGGCTGGCCACGGTCGACGCCGAGCACGACTTCCCGCGCACCCGGGAAGGGCTGGGCGCACTGATGTCCGCGGCCGGCCTCGGAGACGTACGGACCGAGGCCCTCGCCTGGGACCACCACGTGGGTGCGGAGGACTGGTGGGCCGGCCCCGCGTCCGGGGTCGCCGCGATCGGGCAGATGGTCAACAGCGGGGGGCCGGAGGGAGTGGCTGCGGCCAAGCGGGAGTACGACGTGCTGTGCGCCGAATTCGCCGAGGAGGACGGCGATCTGACTCTGCCGCACGTGGCGCTGCTGGGGCGGGGGAGCGCGTAG